Proteins from a genomic interval of Salmo trutta chromosome 39, fSalTru1.1, whole genome shotgun sequence:
- the LOC115179503 gene encoding oocyte zinc finger protein XlCOF6-like: MASVKLEDCSQTLELNVNIKDEEEEEKIRTTVNHEYHVETFSTTREQQQEDQRVKRSHHCPHCEEIFPFLSKLKIHLKIHTGEKPYSCSDCGKCFKTSTVLKLHQSTHTGEKPYYCSDCGKRFKTSTQLKVHQKTHTGEKPFFCPDCGTSFSLLSHLKRHERIHTGEKPYSCSDCGKCFKTSNELKVHQRTHTGEKPYVCSDCGKCFTTSTDLKVHQRTHTGEKPFFCPDCGTSFSQLSNLKSHERIHTGEKPYSCSVCVKYFKTSTELKVHQRTHTGEKPYSCSDCGKCFKTSNELKVHQRTHTGEKPFFCPDCGTSFSKLYHLKSHERIHTGEKPYSCSDCRKCFKTSNELKVHQRTHTGEKPYVCSDCGTSFSQLSNLKSHERIHTGEKPYSCSDCRKCFKTSNELKVHHRTHTGEKPYYCSDCGKCFKALNELKVHQRTHTGEKPYVCSDCVKCFKTSAELKVHQRTHTGEKPYSCSDCGRCLKTSNELKVHQRTHTGEKPYVCSDCGKCFTTSTHLKVHHRTHTGEKPYSCSDCVKCFKTSNELKVHQRTHTGEKPFFCSDCLKCFKTSTHLKVHKRTHTGEKPYSCSDCGVSFSRLDALKTHQHIHEGEKPYSCSACVKCFKTATELKVHQRTHE, encoded by the exons atggcatcagtgaagctggaagactgcagtcaaacactggagctgaatgtcaacattaaagatgaagaagaggaggagaagattagGACAACTGTTAATCATG AATACCATGTTGAGACATTCTCTACAAccagagagcaacagcaggaagatcaGAGAGTTAAGAGGTCTCATCACTGCCCACATTGTGAAGAGATTTTCCCATTTCTATCAAAGCTAAAAATACACctaaaaatacacacaggagagaagccttactcctgctctgactgtggaaaatgcttcaaAACATCAACGGTGCTAAAACTTCatcagagcacacacacaggagagaagccttattactgctctgactgtggaaaacgtTTTAAAACATCAACTCAGCTAAAGGTTCATCAGaagactcacacaggagagaagcctttcttcTGCCCTGACTGTGGAACTAGTTTCTCTCTACTTTCCCACTTAAAAagacatgaacgtatacatacaggagagaagccatactcctgctctgactgtggaaaatgttttaaaacatcaaatgagctaaaagttcatcagagaacacacacgggagagaagccttacgtctgctctgactgtggaaaatgcttcacaacatcaactgatCTAAAAGTAcatcaaagaacacacacaggagagaagcctttcttcTGCCCTGACTGTGGAACTAGTTTCTCTCAACTTTCCAACTTAAAatcacatgaacgtatacatacaggagagaagccgtactcctgctctgtctgtgtaaaatatttcaaaacatcaactgagctaaaagttcaccagagaacacacacaggagagaagccatactcctgctctgactgtggaaaatgttttaaaacatcaaATGAGCTAAaggttcatcagagaacacacacgggagagaagcctttctTCTGCCCTGACTGTGGAACTAGTTTCTCTAAACTTTACCACTTAAAATCACATGAacgaatacatacaggagagaaaccatactcctgctctgactgtagaaaatgttttaaaacatcaaatgagctaaaagttcatcagagaacacacacaggagagaagccttatgtctgctctgactgtggaactaGTTTCTCTCAACTTTCCAACTTAAAatcacatgaacgtatacatacaggggagaagccatactcctgctctgactgtagaaaatgttttaaaacatcaaatgagctaaaagttcatcacagaacacacacaggagagaagccttattactgctctgactgtggaaaatgttttaaagCATTAAatgagctaaaagttcatcagagaacacacacaggagagaagccttacgtctgctctgactgtgtaaaATGCTTCAAAACATCAGctgagctaaaagttcatcagagaacacacacaggagagaagccttattcctgctctgactgtggaagaTGTTTAAAAACATCAAatgagctaaaagttcatcagagaacacacacaggagagaagccttacgtctgctctgactgtggaaaatgcttcacaacatcaactcATCTAAAAGTTCatcatagaacacacacaggagagaagccttattcctgctctgactgtgtaaaatgttttaaaacatcaaatgagctaaaagttcaccagagaacacacacaggagagaagcctttcttctgctctgactgtttaaaatgttttaaaacatcaaCTCATCTAAAAGTTCAtaagagaacacatacaggagaaaagccttactccTGTTCTGACTGTGGGGTAAGTTTCTCTCGACTGGATGCCTTAAAAACACATCAACATATACATGAAGGAGAGAAGCCATACTCCTGCTCTGCCTGTGTAAAATGCTTCAAAACAGCAActgagctaaaagttcatcagagaacacacgaATGA
- the LOC115179553 gene encoding gastrula zinc finger protein XlCGF17.1-like, translating into PYVCSDCGKCFTTSTDLKVHQQIHTGEKPYYCSDCGKRFSQLGNLKSHERIHTGEKPYSCSDCGKSFSQLHTLKTHERIHTGEKPYVCADCGVSFSHLGTLTTHQRIHTGEKPYSCSDCGKCFTSSTDLKVHQRTHTGEKPYFCFDCGKCFKTSNELKVHQRTHTGEKPYVCSDCVKCFTTSTDLKVHQRTHTGEKPYSCSDCVKCFKTSTELKVHQRTHTGEKHYYCSDCVKCFKTSTERKVHQRTHTGEKPYYCSVCGKCFKTSTELKVHQRIHTGEKPHYCSDCGIRFKTSNELKVHQRTHTGEK; encoded by the exons ccttatgtctgctctgactgtggaaaatgcttcacaacatcaactgatctaaaagttc ACCAacaaatacatacaggagagaagccttactactgctctgactgtggaaaacgtTTCTCCCAATTGGGTAACTTAAAatcacatgaacgtatacatacaggagagaagccatactcctgctctgactgtgggaagagtttctcccAATTGCATACGttaaaaacacatgaacgtatacatacgggagagaagccttacgtCTGTGCTGACTGTGGGGTGAGTTTCTCTCATCTGGGCACCTTAACAACCCAccaacgtatacacacaggagagaagccttactcttgctctgactgtggaaaatgcttcacaTCATCAACTGAtctaaaagttcatcagagaacacacacaggagagaagccttatttcTGCTTtgactgtggaaaatgttttaaaacatcaaatgagctaaaagttcatcagagaacacacacaggagagaagccttacgtctgctctgactgtgtaaaatgcttcacaacGTCAACTGATCTAaaagttcaccagagaacacacacaggagagaagccttattcctgctctgactgtgtaaaatgcttcaaaacatcaactgagctaaaagtacatcagagaacacacacaggagagaagcattactactgctctgactgtgtaaaATGCTTCAAAACATCAACTGAGCGAAAagtacatcagagaacacacacaggagagaagccttactactgctctgtctgtggaaaatgttttaaaacatcaactgagctaaaagttcatcagagaatacacacaggagagaagcctcattactgctctgactgtggaatacgttttaaaacatcaaatgagctaaaagttcatcagagaacacacacaggagagaag